One genomic region from Nilaparvata lugens isolate BPH chromosome 3, ASM1435652v1, whole genome shotgun sequence encodes:
- the LOC111056909 gene encoding uncharacterized protein LOC111056909 (The sequence of the model RefSeq protein was modified relative to this genomic sequence to represent the inferred CDS: added 101 bases not found in genome assembly) — MNNSTSVMDWTYESVMSSLMRDLSSSPPTLPESVSSETQRFTCLVIEKENSPIASQELKRLSQSMRDTYMDASCESSSSDSAQTNCNSSLLNDQHLPTPLTIHPNDAGAVDGGEIADVKCFKSECYYCQITSPESIRATRLDFIQNSTKSKTTTFIGSESDKALFSNELIKLVQALKDTKITSLNLSGNDIDCDLLIDLAQYLSSTQIKTLDLSENRIGHKGFEYFNEILKETKISSLNVSKNSVGQFFACKNNSSSVEHSSECSHAKIFENSASTYLDLSHSSNSVDLKCIASILKNSKIKHLNLYRSIQSSESFGLFVRYLVDSSLTVLNLSGCKIGNNGVKILASVLKNTKIRSLDLSGNHIRCEGLNVFAPCLIDSQITYLNLSENRVDSIDGLGINSLALVLPNTKITKLDINYFSNVRNWKILSNCLAHTKITSLGFKGMVPKVYDDIKSLADGVKNSQINSIILGSNDAVKIVQLLSLCVVGSQLTSLTLSRFKINCSVMESLVIALKDSNITSIKLEHNSIKCKVMEVFVSYLVSSKVTNLHLSNGRKLGIGAVECLALSLRNTQISSLNLSSNQLDCESLKVLAPCLVGTKITNLNLEKNDVDLCMENYDDDESDYDDEDYYYYMDDYYYYYDNENDNSDDEDYDHFNDLTEGNRIDYMKEGMRSTVGVECLALAMKKSQLKSLNLCNNGLTCKSLLNIVLSLQDTKITTLNLRGNELCCNVLYLANILRNTQISSLDLGWKLEDNKMDSIHSKLSHSDSSLNLERQMRCTFASYYLSRINQVQTQKITSLTLSQSQISCCGDLKELCQFLSNSQVLSLDLSNNRINCDSIYYLAQVLQSTKIYSLNLAGNEISTNGVKHLTLNFSGSQLTKLDLSH, encoded by the coding sequence ATGAATAACTCGACAAGTGTGATGGATTGGACCTACGAGTCAGTGATGAGCTCATTGATGAGGGATCTATCATCATCACCACCAACATTGCCTGAATCTGTGTCAAGTGAAACTCAGCGTTTCACTTGTTTGGTTATTGAGAAAGAAAATTCTCCCATAGCAAGCCAAGAACTCAAGAGGCTATCCCAATCGATGAGGGACACTTACATGGATGCATCATGCGAAAGTAGCTCTAGTGATTCAGCTCAGACTAACTGTAATTCTTCGTTATTGAATGATCAGCATTTGCCTACCCCATTGACTATTCATCCAAACGACGCTGGGGCTGTGGATGGTGGAGAAATTGCTGATGTCAAGTGTTTCAAAAGTGAATGTTATTACTGTCAGATCACCTCACCTGAAAGTATCAGGGCGACTAGGCtagatttcattcaaaattcaacaaaGTCGAAAACAACTACCTTTATTGGATCTGAATCAGATAAAGCCCTATTCTCAAATGAATTGATCAAGTTAGTACAAGCTCTCAAAGATACCAAAATCACATCACTCAATCTTAGCGGCAATGATATAGATTGTGATTTGTTAATTGATCTAGCACAATACTTGTCCAGCACACAAATCAAAACACTTGATTTGAGTGAAAATAGAATTGGGCACAAAGGTTTCgagtattttaatgaaattctAAAAGAAACTAAAATATCCTCACTGAATGTGAGTAAAAACTCTGTAGGGCAATTCTTTGCATGCAAAAACAATTCATCTTCAGTTGAACATAGTAGTGAGTGTTCCCATGCTAAGATTTTTGAAAACTCTGCTTCAACATATCTTGATCTAAGTCACTCTTCCAACTCAGTTGACCTCAAATGCATagcatcaattttgaaaaactctAAAATAAAGCATTTAAATCTATATCGTTCAATACAGAGTTCTGAAAGCTTTGGATTATTCGTACGATATTTGGTAGATTCGAGTCTTACTGTCCTCAATCTGTCTGGCTGTAAAATAGGCAACAATGGTGTGAAGATTTTGGCTTCAGTGCTGAAAAACACAAAAATCCGCTCACTTGATCTTAGTGGAAACCATATAAGGTGCGAGGGCTTGAATGTATTTGCTCCATGTTTGATAGACTCACAGATTACTTATTTGAATCTATCTGAAAACCGAGTTGATAGTATTGATGGTCTTGGTATCAATAGCCTTGCACTTGTTCTACCAAATACAAAAATAACTAAACTTGATATCAATTACTTTTCTAATGTtagaaactggaaaatattaTCGAACTGTCTGGCTCATACAAAAATAACGTCGCTTGGTTTCAAGGGTATGGTTCCAAAGGTTTACGATGATATAAAATCATTGGCTGATGGAGTGAAAAACtcacaaataaattcaatcattcTTGGTTCCAATGATGCAGTTAAAATTGTTCAGTTACTTTCATTATGTGTGGTGGGGTCACAACTAACTTCTTTAACTTTGAGTCGATTTAAAATAAACTGTTCTGTTATGGAGAGTTTGGTTATTGCTTTGAAAGATTcgaatattacatcaataaagctTGAGCACAATTCCATTAAGTGTAAAGTTATGGAAgtatttgtatcatatttggTTAGTTCGAAAGTCACCAATTTACATTTGAGTAATGGTCGTAAACTTGGCATTGGTGCTGTGGAATGTTTAGCACTCTCTCTAAGAAATACACAAATATCCTCTCTTAACCTCAGTTCGAATCAATTAGACTGTGAAAGTTTGAAGGTTTTGGCACCATGCTTAGTGGGTACAAAAATAACAAATCTCAATCTCGAAAAAAATGATGTAGATTTATGTATGgaaaattatgatgatgatgaaagtgattatgatgatgaagattattattattacatggatgattattattactattatgataatgaaaatgataatagtGATGATGAAGATTATGATCATTTTAATGATCTTACAGAAGGAAATAGAATAGATTATATGAAAGAAGGTATGAGGAGTACTGTAGGTGTGGAATGTCTGGCTTTAGCAATGAAGAAGTCACAATTGAAAAGTCTGAATCTTTGCAATAATGGACTGACAtgcaaaagcctgttgaatatTGTTCTAAGCTTGCAGGATACGAAAATCACAACATTGAATCTCAGAGGTAATGAACTTTGTTGTAACGTGCTTTATTTGGCTAATATTCTGAGAAATACTCAAATTAGCTCACTAGATCTTGGCTGGAAACTAGAAGATAATAAAATGGATAGTATACATTCGAAACTATCTCATTCTGATTCCTCGCTTAATCTTGAAAGACAAATGCGATGCACATTTGCTTCATACTATCTTTCACGTATAAACCAAGTGCAAACTCAAAAGATTACCTCCCTCACTCTTAGTCAAAGTCAGATTTCATGTTGTGGAGATTTGAAAGAACTGTGTCAGTTTTTGTCTAATTCGCAAGTCCTTTCACTAGATCTCAGTAATAACCGAATCAATTGTGATAGCATTTATTATCTAGCACAAGTCTTGCAATCCActaaaattt